The segment TCTCATACAGCACTGCACAGACAGGGGGCAGCAGACAAAGTGTCAAAACACATGACGTCCGACGACCTCTGACTCATGAATGGAGACGCTAATTTGACCTCATGTTCGGTGAGTCGTGACGTACTGCATGGTGTCACTGATTTACTCATTGATTATATCTGCCTGAGCTGTACTCACCCTTATcctgcgctctgattggctgtaacCTCCCCACCGGCTCCTCACAGTTTGAAAACCAATCAAATGACTGATTCTGTAAGAAGGGAGAACGAGACATGGACTCAGCGAgtgaccaatcacagcaaacTGTATCAGGGTTTTAGGGCCCCTGTTGTTGATGCTTCAGCGCAGCGCCCCCTGTTGGTAAATTCAGACACCActaaaaatgtttgatttttaatATTAACAAGTGTTTACGATTAAAAAATTGTTatactaataataaaacaacattatTGTTAATATTTACCACATGATTCGATGTtcgaaaagaaaaaacaacagatgaATTATTTATCATTAAAATGACGCCAAGAATCGGACGTTATGTCACCTAATGTTGCGTCACTGATTGTGATTTGACGTATACCTGCACTGAGGAGGCCTCTCCAGGCTTCCAGGTGTGTTTGCCGGAAACAACACAGAGGTCCAGTGGCTGCTGCTAGAGACACGTGTTTGTGGTTTTCGGGTGAAAACGTGTTTTTTATTTCCCCGAGCGGCTTTTCTCCAATAAAGAGTTTCTACTATGACACAAGAAAGACTCACGCACCTGTCCCCGGTGAAGGTTCACAGAGACATTTTGAACACTTTGGATATCACCGCCCTGCTTTTAGGCCTGAACACCTGGACCAACACGTTTGGCTGAGGATCGCCCATCTCAAGGTACAGCGCTGGTTTATCACTAAAACGTCACCTGTCAGTAGCATGTGATTAGTTTGGTTGTGATACATGTCCACAGTTCGGATTTGTTGGCCGGTTTATATATTGTGCGTATTTGGGCATGTTGTCCGTTGTGCGCAGGTGTTTAACTGAGGGATGCTTATCATACTGTTTACTGTGCAGGTACAGGACCGGGCGGAATCCTGTCTTCCGGAGTTTCCCCCGGTGTCTCCTGCCTGACACTGAATGAGAGATTTAATGATGTCACGGGTTTGTGCGTAATTGGATACGTTCTTCCCCGCTGTGCGCAACGGGCTTGTtgtggacacgtgtgtgttcCTATCTGCTGTGGGTCCTGATAGCTGCAAGACTGAGATTTTTCTAAAGTTTTTTCCCCAGATGTTTACGCCACAGGTTTAAATAATGTCACGTTTTTGTTCCATTGAACAACAGCGCGCTTTTGGGTACGTTTATATGCGTTACAGCCATTTGGACCTGTTCAGATATGTCCTGAGTGTTATGTGTTCTTGTCTGCTGTGTGCACCTGCTCTGGTGTTATGAGGCTGCTGATGGATCTTATAGCAGACTATGATTTACACAATGCTCTTTCTACCTCTAACAGTTTCCTGTTAAAACAGTTTGTGATGCTTACCCTGCTCAGTGACTGATATCCATTCTCCAACCTGtcaaagtaaagtaaaaagttAAATCTTTTAGATATGCCATAAACATATTGACTTGAGAAGTAATGTATTTACACTCTTGTTCTCCTCCTTTCCCTGAACTGTTCCTTCAACACCATGGCCAGGCGGTAGTTGGATACCACCTCCCTCTTTAGCCACTGTTTCAGCCCAGACatagaaatacagaaaataattacaaattgtatttttaaaaccCATTTAAAACATTGTGACGCAATAGGAAATCAGTATGAATTCAACTAATAGGAGCCTGAAACCTCACCTCCAAAAAGTCCAAAGCTATGGGGTCTTCTTTCAGCAGGAGGCCAAACAGTGCCACCCACTGGCCAATCAGCTTCACTACCTTCTGCTTGGTGTTGAGGATGTAGGCGGCCTTCTCCTGCTCTGATCCCTCAGACAGCTCTGCCTGATAAGTGCAGAGACGGTTAAGGGCATAACAAACTAACACACTGTATCGTACTGTAATGAAATCCATTACAAGGTTTAATCAGTGTCCCTATTATTGTCATCAACATTGTTATCATTATGACAGGATATTGGTGCTGTAGTGCAGGACACAGCTGGCTGGTGGGCATGAAGACTTTGTGGGTGAGCAGAAAGTCGCTCACACAGGGATCTGCAGGGAGACAAACAttaacacaaccacacacagtttACTACATCTACCCAGATCCACATCCAAAGCAGGGAAAGCAAAAGAGGCCATTCCCCTCACCTATAGCATCATTTCCATTGGAGTCCAACTTCACGGTTTCCAGCAGATGTTCCAGGATTTTCTCAGGTGTTCCAGACATAACGGTGTACCTGCACAGAGCATGGCAGAGGGTTAGAGGGAATGTTTGTAGTTGTTTTGTAGTGTTTTATAGTGTGCTTCTTTATGTCAGTTTTAAAGGTGGGGTAGcaggtttcattctgatgcactttttgttaaattagtgtaacttctctttacaatccgatagcaaccgattagttcagcagtttctcattaaaacaaataatatgaatcatctgaagctataaaacataaaaacatcagccaatcctccgggtggaccctgtaggagtattggctggttgtcactctcttcctgctctgcgcaccagagaggtacgtgcatgatggccgaagtcacagaccgcagctcgtcttcaggtgatgcgtccatgtgattgggaggcgtggcttcagggtgagctccgagagaaaggggcgtgtgtttacttttcaaatctggctgactctcactgagttttcagaatctccTCCCTACCTTTAAGCATTCATACAGACTCCCCAGGTGAAGGAAAGTGAGTCTGTTCCTATGCTAATATCCCTGTTAGGCCACTGTACTTtgtattagcatgctaacatatgTCAGTTAGTGCAGTTAGCATACAGTGCCGCACCTGTAAAATCATCCAATAAATGAATGTATAAATTATGGCTCTATATGACACGTACAGGTGTTATCAGtttgaaaaagaagaagcagaaaagggCCCCTGACGCAGTCATTGCATGGTTCATTCTGCAGACTGTTTACAACTCTTGGCAAGATGGCGGCAGTATATCACAGTTAAGTGGACGGTTCGATGCAGTGTAGAGGTTATTGGATGGTATCAGGCCCAATATGTAAATGTACTGGTGTTTTAGTGCTTTGCAGTTGGATGTAAAGAGAGGATACTGCAAAGACGTGCTAGTAAAATAGAAGTAAACGGGGTTACATAGGACCAAAATGAGAGGTCAGCATCAACCTAATTCACCTTTATGTTTGCCAAAATACCTCAGGACTGATAACAAGTCATTCAACAAGGCAGGGTTAAAGTCCGACATCTCTCTAAGAGTTAGAGCTAACAAACAAAATCAGCATAATCCCTCCTTGTGTGCTATGACAAATGAAGTCAGATACAgtatcacacacacgcagtgaCGTGATTGTGAAGTGGTGGTTGCGTTTTCTCCGAGGTGAGCGAGTCCGAGTTTCTCACTTGCTGttgcttcctgctcctccttgcccGGCTGAGTCGGCGCTCTTCTCCAGCACCAGCACAGTCTTCCCATGCTCCTCCAGCCGCACCGTGTTAGCCTCCACATCCTAAACGATGGATGACGATGATGAGTTGATGAAGAAGCCGTGGCGTTACATGTGTAGAAATGAGATCAGACAGACCTTGAGTATCCGTATGAAGTCCTGCTTATCGACTCGGAGGAAATGGCAGTTGTCTTCTCTCAGGATTATGGTGGCAGCACGCGGTGCGTCGTTCAGCAAAGCTAGCTGTCCGAAGTCCTCGCCCTCATGGAGGGTAGTCACCAGACCCTGTGTGCACACGGTACATGCAGTTACTTTCACAGCATTTATTGAAGTTTAGCTGGAGCCAGTGTTTAGATCTACCTTCCCATGTGTGATCACGTTTACGGAGCCTTTCCAGATGATGTACCAGGAAGTGCCTTTATCCCCCTGACTGAACACTGGACCACAGAAAAGACAGTCAGCACCAACGTTAGTCATTCACAGAGTTTATAACCTGACGACCATGCTTACTGTGCATCTTCATGTTTTATAAGTGACTtccaaaaagaagaagaatcagaGGGCAGTCATGACATGATGAGGTTTTACATACTCAGATGATGTGTTAAAAGGGCAGAGCAGTGGagcacggtgtgtgtgtgtgtgtgtgtgtgtgtgtgggtcgcTGCCTAGCTCCCAACGTCAGCAAAGTtgtcacactcacagactgttccGGCCTTGGCATGTGATTCAAAGACCAGCACTGCTGCCAGCTCCTTACGCACCTACAGGCAAAACAGGCAAGAAATGAGTGTGAGGCCTGCACAGATCACTCCTTGTTACCGCTCTGGTGGTTGTTTCATCAGGAACGATTTTCTGGCAATAAGAAATGATTATCACTACAAAAGAAGCATTTCTTTTAAACCTCCTGGCAGATTTTGGAGTTTTGAGGGTTAAAGCTTAAGTGGTACTGACTGAGGTGGAGAGATGAGCGGCAGCTTTGACATGAAGCAGCTCCTCGTAGATGACCTCCAGGTCCTCAGCGGTTCTCTGACTGGGGCTGAATGCAGAGCAGAGGTTGAGACAGAGGGTGTGTAATCATCCAGGAAAACAACCATTGATCCGTAGTGAGCGGGTTTTTTTGAGCTAATGAACCATACTGACCATTTGCGTAGAATCATGGTGAGCAGAGCGTCCGGACCCAGCTGAGACAGCAGGGACAGCCCCTCCTGCAGCTCGTCCTCCGAGTCCTTCTCGTTTGTGATGTGGTTCAGGTTAAACTCAGACTCCTGGAAGCGGTAGAACTGGGTGTCCTTGTCGAGGAAGTTCAACTCATGTTTCACTTGATAAGGACAGAACACAGAAGAGGAATGATGGAGTGATTACAATGTGTGACCTGATAGAAGAGATTTCAACCAGGAGCTCCAGAATCAGATGGAAATAAGTGCAAATGACGCTTTTCTGTCCTGATTGGAGTGGTCTCCAGGAGGACTGGGCCTCATCCAACCAGCACAAGTGGTTAGCCGGCACTTGACTGGGTGAGAACACACTGTAAACCATGCCAGACACACTTGCTGGATTTGAGGCCGTTTAAACACTTCTGGGAAACTCTTGAGTGCTGCCTCACACATTATCATCAGAATATATTCAAAATAGGACAGGATTTATTGGTGGAATAATTCCACAGCCTGGCCTGAGCTCACCCCGACTCATGATAAATATTATGGTAACATGACTGCCGGCCAAAGGATACAGTTCTTCACTTCTTACCGTGAGCAAGGATTCCTTCATCCACCAAGACCTGCCACATTCCCACTGCCTGACTTCTGGACTGGAGGCATTCGTTCTGTTTCATGAGCCAATCGACAAGCTCCTTCCCGGAGCAGCACTGTCTGTGAGAGAGATTACATGCATCACTCAcaagacagagcagagcagaccaGCCTGTGGGATGAAAGCTAAGCTAGGGTTTCAGCATCAGGAGAATATGACATGTCATGGGACAAAGAGCAAAATTCAGATGGCACCCAGattatttctgctgctttcaATATTTAAAGGCATGGTCTGGTGCTGATAGACCTAATGAATATTCCTTTGGTAATAGTATAATACCTGTATGTTTTGAGGTGATACTTCCTGTCTCTGATGAGGCCAGGGTTCCTCTCGATCATGACGCTGTACACTGACCTCGCTGCCTTCACAACACGATCTGACAGGAActgaacaacacacaacataaaaGCAGTTAGAtcattgttgtctttgtttgaaGAGACGTACCTGCgtgttgtgttttcctttttagaGTAAAGCTGTGTGAGATGTGTgcatgaaggaggaggatgTCGTGTTTACTGAAACTTCTGTGATGGCGGTTAACAGAAGTTAGAGGAAGAAAATGTTCAAACAAATGCTCAGTGTAGGGGAAGGTGATGAATTCTCATCACACCCCCCCTCAGCGtggagatggtgtgtgtgtgagaggagatTTCTGCAGGTGTCGGACTGTAAcgtggtgcgtgtgtgtgtgtgggatgtaGGGAGGTGAGAATGTGTTAAAAACTCTCCCACACCTCTGAGTTCCAAGCCTCTACAGCTAACTGTGGTTGGCACGGCGAGACGATAAACTTTCACTTTCTGACCACCCTCAGAGTATTTTCTTTGAAGCTTTCTTCATTCTTTTTCCTCAAACCTCCCACCCAcccacgcacaaacacacacttgtgtttCCATTGCTTCAGAATACATTTATAATCCTGACTGCTAACTTGAAGACTTCACTTAAATGTAATAATTAACATTATGGAGTGGTGTAAACAGTCATGAGTAATAACATTCACATGCAGACAgctgatctgttttttttataaaccaGTGAAGGCTGCAGATCGCCTTCATTTTTAAAACCTGTCAGCCGctgatgcagaaaaacaaagcttATGCAACACAAATGTGATTTGCTTGTGGCTGTAATGCGGTTGTCACGGCTTGATGCAGTgatttgctttaaaaaaatggataaGCAATAAGTTCTGCCTTAGTGATTGACAGAAGCAGAAacctttcattttttcctccctccctgtgCGACTCCTCCTCAGACCTCCTGCACGTCTTGTGATTACACGAGTGACTCAGACAGTTGCATGTTTGTGCTTCTTCTCAAGTTGCTGCTGTTTGCCCAAGGTTGTGGTCGTCTTGAAATACACAGAAAGTTGAAGGTGGAAggtggagaaagttaatccagctagagtaggattgtatctggatcgcctttaagctggatgagttcagacctattttcacaCACGCATGTCCGCACTCAATGCGGCTTAatccagtttgtttgttgtcctctaaactgctaggtggcgcctcgtaatatacagagtccagtCAGGCCATGGTAGGACGGCATGTGCGCGTGCGTcgtacattttctttttgtccccccctttttagtttaaaaagcaatttatttcgttgtagccctgtggaacaTAAACTCGGGGgaaagctgtcatagtttgacagttgtttacatgcggcttttgtacgtgacccggacacagtccccatgaaccggaagtatcacgtcgctaactggattcgctagctgcatttgcgttcagacctgagccacatttgaaccaatccggctagatccacctccgacaggtggattgaaatcaagctggatatagccagATTcacggtgttcacactcagaaaaatcaggatatatccagatacggcccgaatcccgctctagccggattgatttccccagtgtgaaccgGGTATTAATGTACTGCAGATCGTTCAGGACGCCTTTGACCTGTCCTTTGACCCCATTCCTTGATGTCGCTTCTGTTCCTCTTTCAACTGGATGAAGGTCCAAATTCACACTAGGTTGCTAATTATCATCTCTAATTATAATTGACTACTGTGGGTAACACTGCACAGCTTCAACCCATCGGCCCCACATTGGCCTCTTCCCAGACCTGACATCAATGGAGTAAATGTGCTCTGAGGCGTCCGCTGTGCCCTGCTGGAGTCTGGAGGTCACCAGTATTCCCAGGGGCCTCTTTTCCCcagggactcacacactcacattctcAGGCATGTCAAGTCCAAAACTTATTTTCTTGATGAGGTCGATTTTTCCATTAGCTAACCCTGCTCTTACAAAAACAATTTCAAAAGCCATATTTCACCCAGAGGCCTGCCCCCTCGCTGTTAAACCTGACAATCATGGAGGAATCATTTGTTTGAAGGGTCTGGCTGCAGCAGACTGtgctgtcctctcctccatAGATAGGCCATCTTAATCGTGTTATCTTGGAGCCAtaacctgcagagcaaacatgTTTCCCACAGGTGCACCAGTCAATGACACAAagtacaacacacactctgagccaGCGTGCAGAGAGCAGCACTGATGTATGATGAATCTGTGAGGTATGACAGCCTTACAGCTGTCATACCTCACTGTTACTGTTGGGCTGATTTTACAGTAACAGCTTATgtttaaaaatacaatacaatataatCCTATTTCTTAGCAGGCCTACCAACAGAACAGCTGCTCCTCAGTTTGCTCAAACACTCCTCAGCAGGGCTGTaattgtctcacacacacacaccactataTATCTTCTGCCCAGTCCTGCCTCTTCTGAAGTGTGTAGTAAGTGCTTTAATTCTGTGCCTTTGTCTCGCTGTGTGGCATGATGATGAGGCGgctctgtctcctctgtagGCGAGACATTTCTCTGATTCTTACTCTCTCTGTGACCTCGGTGGGATGTGTTGTGTGCGAAGCAGCTAGAGAGGAACACCGTGAGCGGCTTCATGCAGCTCTGCACGCTGACTTTTTTGccttgtttctctctttgtgaggggaaaaacacacaaggcAGCACCTCTTGTCTACAAAACACCACAAATGTGGGTGTTTCCAGGTCTGTGATGAGGTTGTTTGGGGGCAGTTTTAAGATCATTAGAGTTGTAACAGATAACAGCTTGTATGCGATGTAGATGGGAAGGTTGCCTAGAGAACACAAACGTACTGTGAGGGTCTACAATATACTGGGATTAATGAGATAAATATTAGTATTTGTGTCAAATACTCTGTATTGATTGGTCAATGGGGCCATTCTGGGCTTCACCATTAACCTATAAGTCCTTTAAATCCTTGGATTTAGATCAGTGTTGTGATTAAAATGCTTCACAGTGATGCTTCATCAGCACTTAGCACATTATTCCTTACATAATACACAGGTTTAAATGTAAAGTGTCTTtcttttgctaaaatgaactgctAATAAAGCTAGCAGGTACAATCAGCATCAGAACGAATGGATGTTTAAA is part of the Parambassis ranga chromosome 7, fParRan2.1, whole genome shotgun sequence genome and harbors:
- the rapgef3 gene encoding rap guanine nucleotide exchange factor 3 isoform X1 — encoded protein: MTRRRSKLDSVQAISSMENLVKSMCSPPRRCTPEMGDTPLPEALNSKDTMKQFLSDRVVKAARSVYSVMIERNPGLIRDRKYHLKTYRQCCSGKELVDWLMKQNECLQSRSQAVGMWQVLVDEGILAHVKHELNFLDKDTQFYRFQESEFNLNHITNEKDSEDELQEGLSLLSQLGPDALLTMILRKCPSQRTAEDLEVIYEELLHVKAAAHLSTSVRKELAAVLVFESHAKAGTVLFSQGDKGTSWYIIWKGSVNVITHGKGLVTTLHEGEDFGQLALLNDAPRAATIILREDNCHFLRVDKQDFIRILKDVEANTVRLEEHGKTVLVLEKSADSAGQGGAGSNSKYTVMSGTPEKILEHLLETVKLDSNGNDAIDPCVSDFLLTHKVFMPTSQLCPALQHHYQAELSEGSEQEKAAYILNTKQKVVKLIGQWVALFGLLLKEDPIALDFLEWLKREVVSNYRLAMVLKEQFRERRRTRVLENGYQSLSRNQSFDWFSNCEEPVGRLQPIRAQDKVLYEIYRPDHKPLTLMLPVNTSVQDVMSAIVKPGDHSLIKMNSMGERAQLKLDATAVYTALGLNERLFICTSSQVEQLTPLKEQQGPEQGTTDILEQMGSKDIANELTNYDWELFTAMHEVELVYYIFGRHKFPGAITANLERLVRHFNEVQYWVVTELCLCEDLVKRAVLLKKFIKIASVLKEQKNLNSFFAVMFGLSNSAVQRLYKTWERIPSKTKRIYCAYERLMDPSRNHRAYRLAVAKLSPPYIPFMPLLLKDMTFIHEGNPNYIDKLVNFEKMRMLAKTVKVVRGCRSQPYVPSSPQRGLADRMFLEGPATRISTCSDHALHLRSPSNIRQYIQNLKVIDNQRKLTQLSRTLEC
- the rapgef3 gene encoding rap guanine nucleotide exchange factor 3 isoform X3 encodes the protein MHLFRTHNYQVFPDRHSGETPTIRGISWTPLPEALNSKDTMKQFLSDRVVKAARSVYSVMIERNPGLIRDRKYHLKTYRQCCSGKELVDWLMKQNECLQSRSQAVGMWQVLVDEGILAHVKHELNFLDKDTQFYRFQESEFNLNHITNEKDSEDELQEGLSLLSQLGPDALLTMILRKCPSQRTAEDLEVIYEELLHVKAAAHLSTSVRKELAAVLVFESHAKAGTVLFSQGDKGTSWYIIWKGSVNVITHGKGLVTTLHEGEDFGQLALLNDAPRAATIILREDNCHFLRVDKQDFIRILKDVEANTVRLEEHGKTVLVLEKSADSAGQGGAGSNSKYTVMSGTPEKILEHLLETVKLDSNGNDAIDPCVSDFLLTHKVFMPTSQLCPALQHHYQAELSEGSEQEKAAYILNTKQKVVKLIGQWVALFGLLLKEDPIALDFLEWLKREVVSNYRLAMVLKEQFRERRRTRVLENGYQSLSRNQSFDWFSNCEEPVGRLQPIRAQDKVLYEIYRPDHKPLTLMLPVNTSVQDVMSAIVKPGDHSLIKMNSMGERAQLKLDATAVYTALGLNERLFICTSSQVEQLTPLKEQQGPEQGTTDILEQMGSKDIANELTNYDWELFTAMHEVELVYYIFGRHKFPGAITANLERLVRHFNEVQYWVVTELCLCEDLVKRAVLLKKFIKIASVLKEQKNLNSFFAVMFGLSNSAVQRLYKTWERIPSKTKRIYCAYERLMDPSRNHRAYRLAVAKLSPPYIPFMPLLLKDMTFIHEGNPNYIDKLVNFEKMRMLAKTVKVVRGCRSQPYVPSSPQRGLADRMFLEGPATRISTCSDHALHLRSPSNIRQYIQNLKVIDNQRKLTQLSRTLEC
- the rapgef3 gene encoding rap guanine nucleotide exchange factor 3 isoform X4, translating into MENLVKSMCSPPRRCTPEMGDTPLPEALNSKDTMKQFLSDRVVKAARSVYSVMIERNPGLIRDRKYHLKTYRQCCSGKELVDWLMKQNECLQSRSQAVGMWQVLVDEGILAHVKHELNFLDKDTQFYRFQESEFNLNHITNEKDSEDELQEGLSLLSQLGPDALLTMILRKCPSQRTAEDLEVIYEELLHVKAAAHLSTSVRKELAAVLVFESHAKAGTVLFSQGDKGTSWYIIWKGSVNVITHGKGLVTTLHEGEDFGQLALLNDAPRAATIILREDNCHFLRVDKQDFIRILKDVEANTVRLEEHGKTVLVLEKSADSAGQGGAGSNSKYTVMSGTPEKILEHLLETVKLDSNGNDAIDPCVSDFLLTHKVFMPTSQLCPALQHHYQAELSEGSEQEKAAYILNTKQKVVKLIGQWVALFGLLLKEDPIALDFLEWLKREVVSNYRLAMVLKEQFRERRRTRVLENGYQSLSRNQSFDWFSNCEEPVGRLQPIRAQDKVLYEIYRPDHKPLTLMLPVNTSVQDVMSAIVKPGDHSLIKMNSMGERAQLKLDATAVYTALGLNERLFICTSSQVEQLTPLKEQQGPEQGTTDILEQMGSKDIANELTNYDWELFTAMHEVELVYYIFGRHKFPGAITANLERLVRHFNEVQYWVVTELCLCEDLVKRAVLLKKFIKIASVLKEQKNLNSFFAVMFGLSNSAVQRLYKTWERIPSKTKRIYCAYERLMDPSRNHRAYRLAVAKLSPPYIPFMPLLLKDMTFIHEGNPNYIDKLVNFEKMRMLAKTVKVVRGCRSQPYVPSSPQRGLADRMFLEGPATRISTCSDHALHLRSPSNIRQYIQNLKVIDNQRKLTQLSRTLEC
- the rapgef3 gene encoding rap guanine nucleotide exchange factor 3 isoform X2, which gives rise to MLQEHASDSVQAISSMENLVKSMCSPPRRCTPEMGDTPLPEALNSKDTMKQFLSDRVVKAARSVYSVMIERNPGLIRDRKYHLKTYRQCCSGKELVDWLMKQNECLQSRSQAVGMWQVLVDEGILAHVKHELNFLDKDTQFYRFQESEFNLNHITNEKDSEDELQEGLSLLSQLGPDALLTMILRKCPSQRTAEDLEVIYEELLHVKAAAHLSTSVRKELAAVLVFESHAKAGTVLFSQGDKGTSWYIIWKGSVNVITHGKGLVTTLHEGEDFGQLALLNDAPRAATIILREDNCHFLRVDKQDFIRILKDVEANTVRLEEHGKTVLVLEKSADSAGQGGAGSNSKYTVMSGTPEKILEHLLETVKLDSNGNDAIDPCVSDFLLTHKVFMPTSQLCPALQHHYQAELSEGSEQEKAAYILNTKQKVVKLIGQWVALFGLLLKEDPIALDFLEWLKREVVSNYRLAMVLKEQFRERRRTRVLENGYQSLSRNQSFDWFSNCEEPVGRLQPIRAQDKVLYEIYRPDHKPLTLMLPVNTSVQDVMSAIVKPGDHSLIKMNSMGERAQLKLDATAVYTALGLNERLFICTSSQVEQLTPLKEQQGPEQGTTDILEQMGSKDIANELTNYDWELFTAMHEVELVYYIFGRHKFPGAITANLERLVRHFNEVQYWVVTELCLCEDLVKRAVLLKKFIKIASVLKEQKNLNSFFAVMFGLSNSAVQRLYKTWERIPSKTKRIYCAYERLMDPSRNHRAYRLAVAKLSPPYIPFMPLLLKDMTFIHEGNPNYIDKLVNFEKMRMLAKTVKVVRGCRSQPYVPSSPQRGLADRMFLEGPATRISTCSDHALHLRSPSNIRQYIQNLKVIDNQRKLTQLSRTLEC